In Labrus mixtus chromosome 11, fLabMix1.1, whole genome shotgun sequence, a single window of DNA contains:
- the scn1ba gene encoding sodium channel, voltage-gated, type I, beta a yields the protein MPAPKDLMLLLPLAFLALQASLCHGACVEVDSDTEAEVDTGFKLGCISCKRRGEVTAEAYVEWEFKPFNDSESTPIYSYVEKNSKFHDPRFENRLEWRGSNNTNDLQDGSIYIHNVTFNDSGTYICTFYRTLKYTNYEFQTNHTKNIFLTVVPKLTRGMASILSEVMMYVSIIGLQLWLVVEMIYCYRKIAAAGEEALRESAAEYLAIASESKDNCAGEQVAE from the exons CATCTTTGTGCCATGGAGCCTGCGTGGAGGTTGACTCAGACACGGAAGCCGAAGTTGACACAGGCTTCAAACTTGGCTGCATCTCCTGTAAAAGGAGGGGCGAGGTGACTGCCGAGGCCTATGTTGAATGGGAATTCAAACCCTTCAATGACTCCGAGTCAACCCCT ATATATAGCTATGTAGAAAAAAACTCCAAATTCCATGACCCACGTTTCGAGAATCGTCTGGAATGGAGAGGCAGCAATAACACCAACGACCTACAGGACGGCTCCATTTATATCCACAATGTGACCTTCAATGACTCTGGAACCTACATTTGCACGTTCTATCGCACTCTCAAGTACACGAACTACGAATTTCAAACCAACCACACGAAGAATATCTTCTTGACAGTGGTGCCAAAAC TCACAAGGGGAATGGCATCCATCTTGTCGGAGGTGATGATGTACGTCTCCATCATCGGGCTGCAGCTTTGGCTCGTGGTTGAGATGATTTACTGCTACAGGAAGATCGcggcagcaggagaggaagcaTTGAGAGAGAGCGC GGCCGAGTATTTAGCTATAGCATCTGAAAGTAAAGATAATTGTGCAGGTGAACAAGTAGCAGAATAG